GGTAATTGGTCAGATCAAAGCTTTGCCGCAGTCAAAAGTCCTGAATTAAAGGGTTATACAGCTGACAAGGCGCAAATTGACAAGCAAACAGTTAATGGGGACTCCAAGGACTTCACATTCACGGTTACCTATACCAAGAACGCTCCAACGATTACGACAGATAAGAAGACAGTTCATGAGACCATTCATTATGTCTACAAAGATGGCTCAAAGGCAGCCGATGACTATGTTGCTAAGCCAGTAGAGTTGACACGTCAAGTCTCAACTGACGCAGTAACTGGGGCAAAGACGTATGGTAATTGGTCAGATCAAAGCTTTGACGCAGTCAAAAGTCCTGAATTAAAGGGTTATACAGCTGACAAGGCGCAAATTGACAAGCAAACAGTTAATGGGGACTCCAAGGACTTCACATTCACGGTTACCTATACCAAGAACGCTCCAACGATTACGACAGATAAGAAGACAGTTCATGAGACCATTCATTATCAAGGCGCTGGTAATCAAACTCCTGCTGATCACACTGCTTCTGTCGACTTCACACGTCAAGTCTCAACTGACGCAGTAACTGGGGAAAAGACGTATGGTGCTTGGTCAGCAGATCAAAGCTTTGATGCAGTCACAAGTCCTGAATTAAAGGGTTATACCGCAGACAAGGCGCAAATTGACAAGCAAACAGTTAATGGGGACTCAAAGGACTTAGCATTCACGGTTACCTATACCAAGAACGCTCCAACGATTACGACAGATAAGAAGACAGTTCATGAGACCATTCATTATCAAGGCGCTGGTAATCAAACTCCTGCTGATCACACTGCTTCTGTCGACTTCACACGTCAAGTCTCAACTGACGCAGTAACTGGGGCAAAGACGTATGGTCCTTGGTCAGCAGATCAAAGCTTTGACGCAGTCAAAAGTCCTGAATTAAAGGGTTATACAGCTGACAAGGCGCAAATTGACAAGCAAACAGTTAACGGGGACTCAAAGGACTTAGCATTCACGGTTACCTATACCAAGAACGCTCCAACGATTACGACAGATAAGAAGACAGTTCATGAGACCATTCATTATCAAGGCGCTGGTAATCAAACTCCTGCTGATCACACTGCTTCTGTCGACTTCACACGTCAAGTCTCAACTGACGCAGTAACTGGGGAAAAGACGTATGGTCCTTGGTCAGCAGCTCAAAGCTTTGACGCAGTCAAAAGTCCTGAATTAAAGGGTTATACCGCTGACAAGGCGCAAATTGACAAGCAAACAGTTAATGGGGACTCAAAGGACTTAGAATTCACGGTTACCTATACCAAGACTCCAGGTAATGGTACGGACACAGGAAATTCCAGTTCTAACCAACCAGGGAATCCTTCCCAGCCAAGTAACGCTACTAACAATGGAGTAATCAATACGTCGACTAATACAGGATCTAAAGTTAACAACAGTGCTGTTAATTCACCAGAATTACCTCAAACTGGTGAAAACAATAGTCAAAGTCAAACAATGTCATCTATTGGTATTTTGTTAGCAATGTTTGGAAGTTTACTCGGTTTTCTTGGTATCAAGAAACGTCGTAATGATTAACCATTAAATAAATATATCTGTAGCGAATATAGATTATTTAAAGAGGACCCTGAAGAATATGAAGTGCCCTACAATTGTTAGACAAGAAATCTAATGATTGTGGGGCACTTTTCATATGGTCAAATATAAATCAGAATTGAAGGCACAGATTGTCCATGAATACCTGTCAACTTCACAAAGTGCTTATGATTTAAGCAAAAAGTATCAGATTAATAGACGAGAAATAGCTAAGTGGGTTCAGCGATACCGTTTGAATGGGATTAATGGCCTTAAACGTCGTCGTCAGAAACGAACCTTTACCACCGACTTCAAGTTAAATGTGATAGACTACTATCAAACTCATGAGGATTCAATGGCCGAAGTAGCGGCTCGTTTTGATATCTTAGCGGCACAGGTCTCTGCTTGGCGCACACAATTTAAACGAGACGGGATTACAGCTTTGAAGCCTCACCCGAAAGGTAGGCCGTCAAAAGTGAAACGTACTAAAAAACAAATCCGCCAGCTCGCCAATAAGAGTGAAGTGGAACAATTAAAGGAAGAATTAGCGAAGAAGAACCAAGAACTCTATAACACCAAGTTGGAGCGTGATCTCTTAAAAAAATCGCTGTCCCTGTTCGGACCCTCAAAGCCCGGAAGAAAACCCAAATAGTGGATCAGATCAGGGACGATCAAGCATCACTACCCAAGAAGCAGCGTTATAAGATTGGTGACCTTCTTAAAGCCATTGAACTTCCCAAGGCTACTTATCACGATGAGCGGAAACGAATAGCTAACCACCATGATAAATATACTGAAGTTAAGCAAGTGATTCTTCAAATTGCTCAACAGTTTCAGATTCGTGGGCGTTGGACTGCGGGCTATCGCCGCATTCAAGCCGCTTTAGATAAACTTAACTTACACTTGTCGGGTGACACGATTCGGAAGTTAATGCGTGAATTGGACGTCCAGGTAGGCCTATATAACTGCCATCGGAATGGTAAATATTCATCTTATCATGGCACCGTTGGTAAGGTTTCAGATAATAAATTAAAGCAAGAATTCAATGAAAAACAACCTTATCGGGTTATTCATACTGACGTAACGCAGGTTCGCTTAGCTAACCATCAATGGGCTTACATCTCAGTGATGATTGACGAAGCGAGTCAAGAGATCCTGGCTTTCCAGATTAGTACTAGTCCCAATAAAGACTTAATTATGCGAACTATAAAAGAATTAGTTAACAATTTACCTGATGATGCGCAACCAATTATCCATTCAGATCAAGGTTGGCATTACCAGTTAGCTTACTATACCCAAAAACTAGCGGATCTTCAGTTTATTCAAAGCATGTCCCGCAAAGGGAATTGCTTAGATAACGCTCCCGTAGAAAGTTTCTTTCACTTATTTAAGACTGAATTACTAGCTGGCTTTCCACCATGCAAGGACATTATTGAGTTAACTAAACTTTCATACGATTATGTTCAATACTTTAATCATGTTAGGACAACCTTAAAAACGAAAGGCATGACCCCGATTGAATACCGAAATCATGCCTTAGCAGCTTAATAATTTAATTTTGTCTAACTTTTGTCTTGCACTTCATAGCTCCACTTTATGTGGGGCTTTTTATTTTGCTTATTTTTAGTAAAGAAGTGTTATTTGTTTTTAATAACACTTCCTAATTTAAGCTATTTTAGCACTCGTTTTTCTGGTAAAATAAAGAAGTGTTATAATTCTATATATCAAAAAATAACACTTGTATTAGGTGGTTTTATGAAACAGTTAGTCTTGCCTATAAAAGACTCTTATGTGTTATCTGAAGTACAAGATACGTTACTAAATAACTTTAGAGCTGGTGTTAGAAACTACACTATCTTTCAAGTTGGGAAAGCTACCTTACTTCGAGTAAGTGACGTACTCAGATTAAAACAAGAAGATGTCTATGATAAATATGGTGAGGTAAAAAGAAATGCATTTATTAAAGACAAAAAGACGGGTAAGCAAAATACATTGTATTTAAAACCTGTCCGTGAAGATTTAGAAAATTACAAAAAATGGTTAGAAGAAAATAATTATTACCTAACAACGCCATGGTTATTTCCATCGACGACTAGACCCAACAAACACATTGACGAAAGACAATATTATACGGTCATGCATAAAGTTGGAGATCTCCTGGACATTCCATATCTTGGAACACACACTATGCGCAAGACCGGCGCTTATCGAGTTTATGTACAGAGTAATTATAATATCGGATTAGTTATGTCATTACTTAACCATTCATCGGAAGAAATGACCTTGAGATATTTGGGACTAGATCAAGTGTCTCGAGAAAGACTGTTAGATAAAGTTGATTTTGGGTAAGGAGATAATATGCAGCCATTATATATTTTGCAGGGACTTATATGTCTCAATATTCTATTTCAATTAATTGCTACTTCATTTTTTAATAGGAAGAAAAAGCATTGGATTGCCATTGCACAAATGAGTTTAAGTGTTATTGTTTTAGCTCTTGTCTCAACAGAGCTCTTTGTTATTGGGCGTGTTAACTTTCCAGTAGTACTTACATTCATTCTTCAATGTGCTTTAATTCGTATATTTTGGAAGACGCTTAGAATGTTCGAAAATTAACACTATATAATAGGAAGAAACTCGTTCAAAAAAGAAAAAAGGTGATTATCGACAGTTCATATATTTATAACGTCGTTTGTAAAATTAAGTTAGAAAAAATAAAAAGCCATTTGTGATTGCCTTTCTTTTGAATATCCCTAATCAAAAGAAAGGCAATCACAAATGACCTATAAACATCTTACCACACGTGAATTAACTCTCATAGCTGATTTTTGGTATCAAGGTACTAAAGCTTATCGGACTGCTAAATTACTTCAGCGTAGTCAAGAAACCATCTATCGTGTTTATCGTTTCCTCAACGACGGTAAAACCATCGACCAATATCTTCAGACTTATCAGCGTCATAAGCGTCGTTGTGGTCGGAAGCAGACCCAACTGCCAACTATCGAAGTTAACTATATCCATGCGCAAATCAAGGCAGGTTGGACTCCTGATACTATTATTGGTCGTCATGAACACCCAATTAGCTGCAGTATGCGCACCCTTTATCGCATGTTTGCCCGCAATCAGTATGGCTTTTCCGTTAAACAGCTACCGATGAAAGGAAAACGCCATCCCAATGGCTATGTGGAACATCGTGGTAAAGCTGGCCAATTAGGACGCAGTATCTATCAACGATATCGTGATTTTCCGCATTACCAACATGAATTTGGGCACTTTGAAGCTGATACAGTTCAAGGTAAAGCTCACCGCGGAGCGGTAATGACGCTAGTAGAGCGACAATCCAAAGTAATGATTGTCCTTAATATTCATCATAAAACAGACGAAGCAGTGAATTGTCAGCTTGATCAATGGCTCGCTAAACTGCCACGTCACTTTGTTAAATCAATTACTTTTGATAACGGGAAAGAATTTGCTGGATGGCGAGAAATAGCCAATAAGTATGATCTTCACACCTATTTTGCGGAAGTCGGTGCTCCCAATCAACGAGGGTTAAACGAAAATAATAACGGCCTCTTGCGTCGTGATGGTCTTAGTAAAAAGCTAGATTTTCGCGATTTACCAGACGAACTAGTCACTCAGCTAATGCATCGTCG
The DNA window shown above is from Limosilactobacillus reuteri and carries:
- a CDS encoding helix-turn-helix domain-containing protein encodes the protein MVKYKSELKAQIVHEYLSTSQSAYDLSKKYQINRREIAKWVQRYRLNGINGLKRRRQKRTFTTDFKLNVIDYYQTHEDSMAEVAARFDILAAQVSAWRTQFKRDGITALKPHPKGRPSKVKRTKKQIRQLANKSEVEQLKEELAKKNQELYNTKLERDLLKKSLSLFGPSKPGRKPK
- a CDS encoding IS3 family transposase, which codes for MDQIRDDQASLPKKQRYKIGDLLKAIELPKATYHDERKRIANHHDKYTEVKQVILQIAQQFQIRGRWTAGYRRIQAALDKLNLHLSGDTIRKLMRELDVQVGLYNCHRNGKYSSYHGTVGKVSDNKLKQEFNEKQPYRVIHTDVTQVRLANHQWAYISVMIDEASQEILAFQISTSPNKDLIMRTIKELVNNLPDDAQPIIHSDQGWHYQLAYYTQKLADLQFIQSMSRKGNCLDNAPVESFFHLFKTELLAGFPPCKDIIELTKLSYDYVQYFNHVRTTLKTKGMTPIEYRNHALAA
- a CDS encoding tyrosine-type recombinase/integrase, which gives rise to MKQLVLPIKDSYVLSEVQDTLLNNFRAGVRNYTIFQVGKATLLRVSDVLRLKQEDVYDKYGEVKRNAFIKDKKTGKQNTLYLKPVREDLENYKKWLEENNYYLTTPWLFPSTTRPNKHIDERQYYTVMHKVGDLLDIPYLGTHTMRKTGAYRVYVQSNYNIGLVMSLLNHSSEEMTLRYLGLDQVSRERLLDKVDFG
- a CDS encoding IS30 family transposase encodes the protein MTYKHLTTRELTLIADFWYQGTKAYRTAKLLQRSQETIYRVYRFLNDGKTIDQYLQTYQRHKRRCGRKQTQLPTIEVNYIHAQIKAGWTPDTIIGRHEHPISCSMRTLYRMFARNQYGFSVKQLPMKGKRHPNGYVEHRGKAGQLGRSIYQRYRDFPHYQHEFGHFEADTVQGKAHRGAVMTLVERQSKVMIVLNIHHKTDEAVNCQLDQWLAKLPRHFVKSITFDNGKEFAGWREIANKYDLHTYFAEVGAPNQRGLNENNNGLLRRDGLSKKLDFRDLPDELVTQLMHRRNNIPRKSLNYRTPLEVFLSHVTEEQLSPFF